GCTCGGTCCTCATACGTTGAGGCATACAGCGGCATCTATTGTGGCGAGGGAAACGGGGTCGGTTTTGGCGGTAAGAGCACTTCTTCAACATGATAGTGTGAAGACTTCGGAAATGTACATTCATGATGCAGATAGTGTGGTTCAACAGCGGGTTTCGCCTTTGCGTCTGTGTGGTGTGAAGGTAAAAGAGCTTGAGGGTTTACCTGGTTTGGGTGTGGTGGATGGAGCGGTGGTGTCCGTCGATGAGGAAAGCGAGGGTAAGCGGGAATTTGTGTGTCGGGTTGAGGAGTTGCTGCCGCATGCTCCTGAGGGTGTGGTGATTCGTCCGGGGTTAAGCACAGAGGATTTAGAGCTTATCCGGTCAGGTCTGGTAGCTTTGATGGTTCAGAACGGTGAGAGTGGGAGTGGTGTGAAGTCTGTGCAGTTGATGCGTCGGATGCTCCGGCGTCGGGTTTAAGTGTTCTGCCTGGGTCGGTCGCTGTTTGAGGGGACAGCGTGGCTCTGAGTAAGTTTAAGGAGGTGTCTGTGTGGGTTCACGTAGACGGTTCAAGGCGCGAACGAGCACACAGAAGGTAAGTCGGAATGCGTACCGTGCGACCGGTAGGATTCTGAGGGCGGCGAAGGAGCGAGGTCTTCTTGTGGATGCTCGTCAGGTATATGAGGAGCAGCTGCACAAGCGGTTGGCTCGGTGGTGAGTGGGAAATAAATTTGGAGGTTGTTGGTTATGAAAGATGGTGGGATTATAGGTTCGGTGTTACTGGCGTTTATTGCGGTGGTGATCATAATGAATCTGATTCCAAGTCTTGTTGACACGAATGCCGTGGTTCAGGCAGATGCAGATGCGAGTGAGCTGACCAAGATGGCTTCTTCGATGGGGGAGTGGATGCTGCCGCTTGGTGGTATAGTGGCAGCTGGTTTTCTGGTGTTTCGTCAGGTCAAGCGTTAGTGGTGTTGGGTGCGTGTGTCTGGACTGGACTGAATGCGGGAATCGGCGGGCTTTTAGCTTCGAGTAAATAGTCCGAGTCCTTACGGACTGATGTTCCTGGTAGAGGGGTAGCATTGAGGGGTGCTGCCCCTCTTTTTTTTGTCCCTCAGGATCTGGAGCAAGAGTTTTTGGGAGAGGTAGCTGGTTCGGGTCAGCTACCCCTCCCGAAGTGTGGAGGAGAGGAGCTTATCTGGGTGCGATAGGGTATGAGGGATAAGCAGCCGGCGTACAGAGAGGGCAGTGTTTCCTCATGTTGATGGAGTGAAGGTGTTTGAGTTCGTTAAAAGCGGCTTTGGTTCCTTCCCTGGTGTTCGGGAAAGAGTGAGTGATAACGAGGGTAGCGGTGTTTCCTTCGGCAAGAGCCTTAGAAACGATCTGTGAACCGATTCCCTGCTGGTAGAGCTCCATCCGTTTGTCGATGGGGAGCCTGGTGAGAGCGGTGTAATGCTGCCTGGTGCCTTTGTAAGGGTGTTTGAAGTGAAGTGTAAATACAGTGAGTGCTTTCTCTGACATGAGCTTTTCCTCCTTCTTTCTCGCTGCCGAATTTTTTGAGGTTTTTTCCTCACCCAAGAGGAAAAGCGGCCTGTGGCATGCTGTCAAGGGAACCCTCGCAAGCGCCCTTGACAGCTATGCTAAACAGGTCGCTAAAATATCAGTCGGAAAAAACCTCAACGTTCTCCTCAGTTTGTTGATGAGGTGTTTGAATCGAGCGTGAGTCGAGATGAGTGAGGGGGTGTGAGTGTGAGTGTGAATGATCTGTCCTTGACAGGGGGAAAGCCACGGGCGGCGGGTGTGGCTTCCCCCGTCAACAAAAGAGAAAGTGAGGTTCTCCGGGTGGTGTGGTTTGAAGGTGAATCAAGAGGTGCTGAAGGTTATCCGAGGTGTGAAAGTCGGTCTGTTGGTCATCCTGGAGGCTCGTTTTTAGGGTGATGAGGGTGTTGCAGAAGACTTTTGAAGCTGGGAGGCTCTGAGAAGGCCAAGAGGGCTGTTTTCTGAAAAGGCCTGAGGAAAAGGGTCTGGTGCGGTGAGTGGTGGACAAAAACAGGGCGTTACGCTGGCCTGGGAGCTATGTTTAGAGGGTGGCAAGAGAGAGAATAAGAGAGAAAAGAAGCAAAAGAGAGAACAAGAGAGAGAATACTTACATGATCATATCTTCACTTGTCCTATTACCAATGAGAATATATATAGAATATCTCTATATATATATGAGAATACTAAAGCGTTAGGTGTGTTGATTTGAAGTGAAGAGGGGATGGAGGAACGGTTAAGGCAGCCGAAAGAGAGCGTAAGCCAGCCCGGGAATCAGCCAGGGAATAAGCCAGCCCGGGAATCAGCCAGGGAATAAGCCAGCCCGGGAATCAGCCAGGGAATAAGCCAGGGAGGAGCGTTGGAGGGCGTGGGAACCTCGGTAGCAATGGGCCCGGTACTGATTCACTATTGCGAGTGTACAGTGGTTTGTGGTAAAATATGCGTGCCTGGCGGGAATCTGGTGGAGCTGGGGGGACTTGAACCCCCGACCTTTTGACTGCCAGTCAAACGCTCTCCCAATTGAGCTACAGCCCCACGGATTCAGATTATACCCTGCCAACCCCAGAATGTCCACCACTTTTGCCAATTCCCTGCCGCCAAGCACCAGTCTTTCTCCTAAGGATCAATCAGCCCCTTCCAAAATACCTACGGCTATCGTTCCGGGACCCAGATAGCTTCCGATCACCGGGCCGATCCGGCTCTGGATGATCTTGTCCCTGCCCACAACAGGAACAAGCCTTTCAGTTAATGCAGCCGCTTCATCCGGGGCAGTACTGTGAAGGACGGTGATATCTCTGATTGCTTTATATCCCTGCACGATTTCAAAAACCCGGTTGATGGCCTTTTTCCGGGTGCGCTCCTTTCCATATGGATGCGCCTCTCCATCGCGGACACACAGAATCGGCTTGATACTGAGCAGGGTTCCCAGAAGGGCCTGCGCCTTGCCGATTCGTCCGCCTTTGTGCATATACTCCAACGTATCAACCGTTCCGAAAAAATGCGCCCGGTCAATTGCCTTGTTTGTGGCCTCGACCACTTGATCGATACTGGCCCCTGATTTCGCCAATCTCGCCGCCTGGATGACCACAAGCCCCAAACCCATCGAACAGGAAAGCGAATCGATCACTTCGATCCGGCTCGTCTTCTGAACAGCAGTCCGCCCCAGGAGCGCCGAATTATAGGTGCCGCTGAGCTTTTGAGAAATATGGATGGAAACGATTCCCTCGCCTTTGGCCTGAAGATCCTGGTAGACGCCTATGAAGTCAGCAGGAGAGGGTTGAGAGGTAGTGGGCAGAACATCGCTTTGCCTGAGTTTGTCGTAGAATTGATCGGCCGTCAGATCTATTCCGTCAAGATAGCTCTCTTTTTTGAGGCTTACCGTAAGCGGAACAACCGTTATTTCCAACGCCCGTGCCAATTCAGTGGGGAGATCGGAAGTGCTATCAGTTACAATCCGGACTGCTATGGGATACCTCCCTACTCCACTGAAATGATATAGGCATAATGAGGCTGGCCTCCGAAGACAACCTCGACTTCGAGGTTGGGGTATTGGGACCGAATAGGGTCGAACAGTTTCTCCGTGTCGGCCCAGCCAACACTTTCCCCATAATAGACTGTCATGATCTCGCCATCTTGAACACGCATCTTCTGAAGGAGCTTCTGAAGAATATCCTCTAGAGCATATTCCGCCACGGTTAGTTCTTCATCCACAAACCCGATCACCTGATCTTTCTTCACGGTCATGTCCCTGTATCGCATCGATCGAACCGCAGTAGCGATATACCCGGTACGAACAGTGGAAAGGCTTTCTGTCATCGATTTTGTGTTGCCCTCAAGATCGGTTTCAGGATTAAACGCCATCAAAGCCGCGATTCCCTGAGGGATTGTCCTGCTGGGAATCACCACAATCTTCTTTTTCGTCAAACTGCCTACCTGTCTAGCAGCAGCCAGGATATCCGGATTATTGGGGAGGATGATCACTTCATCTGTAGGCACGGATTCGACTGCACGAACCATCTCCTGAACGCTGGGGTTCATGGTCTCGCCACCGGCGATAACCTGCGTTGCACCCAGACTGCCGAATACCTGGACCAGACCATCGCCGGAGACGACCGGCACAGCAGAGACTTTCCCCAGATACTGGCGGGTCTTTCCGCTCTGGGCAGCGACGAACTCCCGGTGCTGGTCTTCCATATTGTTGATCTTGATCTGTTTGAGCGTTCCCACGGTGATCCCATAGCTGATGGCAGCTCCGGGGTCAAAAGTATGCACGTGAACACGCGCTGTGGTCTCGTCCCCAACCACCAGGAGAGAGTCACCGATTCCACTCAGCGTTTCCCTGATCTGGTTCAGATCGATAGCCTCGCCATGGATGAGAAACTCTGTGCAGTAACCATAGGTGGGCT
The DNA window shown above is from Dehalococcoidia bacterium and carries:
- a CDS encoding DegV family protein, translating into MVTDSTSDLPTELARALEITVVPLTVSLKKESYLDGIDLTADQFYDKLRQSDVLPTTSQPSPADFIGVYQDLQAKGEGIVSIHISQKLSGTYNSALLGRTAVQKTSRIEVIDSLSCSMGLGLVVIQAARLAKSGASIDQVVEATNKAIDRAHFFGTVDTLEYMHKGGRIGKAQALLGTLLSIKPILCVRDGEAHPYGKERTRKKAINRVFEIVQGYKAIRDITVLHSTAPDEAAALTERLVPVVGRDKIIQSRIGPVIGSYLGPGTIAVGILEGAD
- a CDS encoding DAK2 domain-containing protein, which encodes MVIRQKDSWSGKHLREMFRTGTNLLNNNAPAVNALNVFPVPDGDTGTNMLLTMQSAMAEANLCTDNDASAVAQAMAKGALMGARGNSGVILSQVFRGIAQGLEEKKSFTGMDMAKALVKASRAAYDAMSKPAEGTMLTVIREASEVAQATSYAGYYDLRLIMEAAVKEAKESVIRSPDLLPVLKESGVVDAGGQGLALILEGLLFYLQGKEIEAEDSILERQPSAILAQPREGKPTYGYCTEFLIHGEAIDLNQIRETLSGIGDSLLVVGDETTARVHVHTFDPGAAISYGITVGTLKQIKINNMEDQHREFVAAQSGKTRQYLGKVSAVPVVSGDGLVQVFGSLGATQVIAGGETMNPSVQEMVRAVESVPTDEVIILPNNPDILAAARQVGSLTKKKIVVIPSRTIPQGIAALMAFNPETDLEGNTKSMTESLSTVRTGYIATAVRSMRYRDMTVKKDQVIGFVDEELTVAEYALEDILQKLLQKMRVQDGEIMTVYYGESVGWADTEKLFDPIRSQYPNLEVEVVFGGQPHYAYIISVE